A region from the Gammaproteobacteria bacterium genome encodes:
- a CDS encoding membrane-associated protein, with protein sequence MSESLTNYLLSLMGQLNYLSIFVLMAAESSILPVPSELVMTPAGYLAATGRLDFWLALLAGNLGSVAGSVGSYYLALWLGRPLLLRFGRYFLITEHHLNQAERFVHDHGEISIFSGRFVPGIRHLISMPAGLARMPLDRFVIYTFLGAGLWNAVLQVLGYLIGDHQEWMKENWPWIVGAALAFAATTVVIYVYLHRRRTHNKNALAQPDT encoded by the coding sequence ATGAGCGAATCACTCACCAATTATCTGTTGTCCCTGATGGGACAACTCAACTATTTGTCAATTTTTGTCCTGATGGCTGCTGAAAGCTCCATCCTCCCCGTTCCCTCTGAGCTGGTTATGACCCCGGCGGGCTATCTCGCCGCCACCGGTCGTTTGGATTTCTGGCTAGCCCTACTCGCTGGCAACCTTGGCTCCGTCGCTGGGTCGGTAGGCAGTTACTACCTTGCCCTCTGGTTAGGTCGGCCACTGTTGCTACGGTTTGGACGCTACTTCCTCATCACCGAGCACCATTTGAATCAGGCCGAACGCTTTGTCCATGACCACGGAGAGATCTCTATCTTCAGCGGGCGATTTGTACCTGGCATCCGCCACCTGATCTCTATGCCCGCTGGATTGGCACGCATGCCCTTGGATCGGTTTGTGATCTACACCTTCCTTGGGGCAGGGTTATGGAATGCCGTTTTACAGGTACTTGGCTACCTCATTGGTGACCATCAAGAATGGATGAAGGAAAACTGGCCCTGGATAGTGGGTGCTGCATTGGCCTTTGCCGCAACCACCGTGGTGATCTATGTCTATCTCCACCGTCGACGTACCCATAACAAAAATGCCCTGGCACAACCCGACACCTAA